Proteins from one Syngnathus scovelli strain Florida chromosome 17, RoL_Ssco_1.2, whole genome shotgun sequence genomic window:
- the aqp4 gene encoding aquaporin-4 has translation MPDVQSQGTRDGSRSTDRVAIRSAQPATAVTMSGVEHLKTKEFWRAVGGEFVAMLLFVFLGVGSTIDWTASKEAKPDRKVLISLCFGLSIATLAQCFGHISGGHINPAVTLAMVVTKKVTIIKGVFYLLAQLIGAVAGGGIVWLVSPSDFRPNLGVTGLGKDVSGGIGLLVELLLTFQLVFTIFASCDPKRTDLGGSAALAIGVSVTIGHLFGIPYTGASMNPARSFGPSVIATNFKDHWVYWVGPFLGAIIAALLYELIFCPSSSKPSPGQVIPKEQMGAFKDGMGSMQPVKRKRRTERKDPPPTREVLSTV, from the exons ATGCCAGACGTGCAATCCCAAGGCACAAGAGACGGATCACGTTCGACTGACAGAGTGGCCATCAGGTCTGCACAACCTGCTACTGCTGT GACAATGTCGGGAGTGGAACATTTAAAGACCAAGGAATTTTGGAGGGCCGTAGGTGGCGAATTTGTAGCCATGCTCCTGTTTGTGTTCCTCGGCGTTGGCTCCACCATCGATTGGACTGCATCAAAAGAGGCAAAGCCGGACCGCAAGGTCCTCATTTCGCTGTGCTTCGGCTTGTCCATTGCCACGCTGGCTCAGTGCTTTGGCCACATCAGCGGCGGACACATCAACCCGGCCGTCACGTTGGCGATGGTCGTGACCAAGAAAGTGACCATCATCAAGGGGGTGTTTTACCTGCTGGCCCAGTTAATTGGTGCAGTCGCAGGTGGCGGGATCGTGTGGCTCGTCTCGCCCTCCGACTTCCGGCCGAACCTGGGCGTCACCGGG TTGGGTAAAGATGTCTCGGGAGGAATCGGCCTACTGGTGGAGCTTCTCTTAACGTTCCAGCTGGTCTTCACCATATTTGCCTCATGCGACCCCAAACGCACCGACCTGGGCGGGTCCGCTGCCCTGGCCATCGGCGTGTCCGTAACGATTGGTCACTTATTTGGG ATTCCTTACACAGGAGCcagtatgaaccccgctcgttccTTCGGCCCATCGGTGATCGCAACTAATTTTAAGGATCATTGG GTTTACTGGGTGGGACCCTTCCTGGGCGCCATCATCGCCGCACTCCTGTACGAGCTCATCTTCTGCCCATCTTCCAGCAAACCGAGTCCAGGGCAGGTGATTCCTAAGGAGCAAATGGGGGCCTTCAAGGATGGGATGGGCTCCATGCAGCCggtcaagaggaagaggagaacggAGCGAAAAGACCCGCCGCCAACGAGAGAAGTGCTGTCCACTGTATGA